One genomic region from Dermacentor variabilis isolate Ectoservices chromosome 6, ASM5094787v1, whole genome shotgun sequence encodes:
- the LOC142586206 gene encoding uncharacterized protein LOC142586206, translating to MKPWVPKNTMTTRQAGALYSTGSGTTYTAEDTPSASFARAAVTTVPAQDVSLAQLTYSVESGQTIAGPGKTSSCERSERQRSPLTKRRACKSEGQLRASPPLLASRRQPAAPTALETEQHGLPCSHRPRTKSQQVPGFVNVGQRGPTHTTETTLWTTGSLSAFPYIASPSGPWRCCRHSAFPYTVGSDLSSTVDSSTALSSSASSGTSTTSASSSDSARVLPPRIVRVSSKVALASNARSCAVDCARRDVATATDLPPGEHNENLPGVWMGGRLPLMVGAALLSALLVTSAVATTVGIMNRQSTTAPGGADEHRLRDAVAGLAATRPLLPGVPYTEYPLRHDPGVPVDEAVTDAAWKGPSTASEPVDGDSTVEQPAVGYGNASASFVTAENPLEQPFRRSTRPECGVAFYTYCREPRREFVYRASINACLATGDDHPAQLCNRGPNRFASWRECERSCVLAQPPHEACLDKTLLLGCRRQDVRTSWWWFDGRACLAWNFPWGGCPANGSAVFPTAGQCTAHCTNPRYPPCAAPRSAPCGSAQLKFPFFVAEAPSSAVKVERRCFRLTRRVLESHRCLTGANRFLTKTACELTCKRPPARP from the exons ATGAAACCCTGGGTCCCCAAGAACACCATGACCACGCGCCAGGCAGGAGCCTTATACAGCACGGGGAGCGGCACTACGTATACGGCAGAGGACACCCCGAGCGCCAGCTTTGCCCGAGCCGCCGTCACCACCGTGCCCGCGCAAGATGTGTCCCTGGCACAGCTCACGTACAGCGTCGAGTCTGGCCAGACGATCGCTGGGCCGGGCAAGACTTCTTCGTGCGAGAGGAGCGAGCGGCAGCGTTCACCGTTGACCAAGCGCCGTGCTTGCAAGTCCGAGGGACAGCTAAGGGCATCGCCTCCTCTGCTAGCGTCTCGGCGACAGCCAGCTGCCCCGACTGCACTCGAGACCGAGCAGCATGGACTCCCGTGCAGCCACAGGCCTCGGACGAAGTCGCAGCAGGTCCCCGGATTCGTGAACGTGGGACAAAGAGGACCAACC CATACCACGGAGACAACGCTGTGGACTACCGGGTCGTTGTCGGCATTCCCCTATATCGCCTCCCCGTCAGGCCCGTGGCGGTGCTGCCGACACTCGGCCTTCCCGTACACCGTGGGCAGCGACTTGAGCAGCACCGTCGATAGTTCCACCGCTctcagcagcagcgccagcagtggcacaagtaccaccagcgcaagcagcagtgacagcgcCCGAGTGTT GCCTCCCCGTATAGTGCGCGTCAGCAGCAAGGTGGCCCTGGCCTCGAACGCTCGTAGCTGCGCCGTCGACTGCGCGCGACGCGACGTGGCCACGGCGACGGACCTCCCACCGGGCGAGCACAACGAGAACCTCCCGGGCGTCTGGATGGGAGGCCGGCTGCCGCTGATGGTCGGCGCTGCACTCTTGTCCGCACTGCTGGTCACCTCTGCGGTGGCCACCACTGTCGGCATCATGAACCGCCAGTCGACCACGGCACCTGGAGGTGCCGACGAACACCGCCTACGCGACGCCGTCGCTG GGTTGGCAGCCACCAGACCGCTGCTGCCTGGAGTGCCTTATACGGAGTACCCACTACGGCATGATCCTGGCGTCCCCGTTGACGAGGCGGTCACTGACGCCGCCTGGAAGGGGCCGTCGACTGCGAGCGAACCAGTCGACGGGGACTCGACCGTTGAGCAGCCGGCTGTCGGATACGGCAACGCAAGCGCCAGCTTCGTGACTGCCGAGAATCCACTGGAGCAACCGTTCCGGAGATCC ACGAGGCCCGAATGCGGCGTCGCCTTCTACACGTACTGCCGGGAGCCGCGTCGCGAGTTTGTCTACCGGGCCTCGATCAACGCCTGCCTGGCGACCGGCGACGACCACCCGGCGCAGCTGTGCAACCGCGGCCCCAACCGGTTCGCCTCGTGGCGCGAATGCGAGAGGAGCTGCGTGCTCGCCCAGCCGCCGCACGAGGCCTGCCTCGACAAGACGCTTCTGCTTGGCTGCAGGAG GCAGGATGTCCGCACCAGCTGGTGGTGGTTCGACGGCCGGGCGTGCCTAGCCTGGAACTTCCCCTGGGGTGGATGCCCGGCCAACGGCAGTGCCGTGTTCCCCACGGCCGGCCAGTGCACGGCCCACTGCACTAACCCGCGCTACCCGCCCTGCGCCGCTCCACGGAGTGCGCCCTGCGGCAGCGCGCAGCTGAAGTTCCCCTTCTTCGTGGCAGAGGCGCCTTCGTCTGCGGTGAAG GTCGAGAGGCGCTGCTTCAGGTTGACGCGGCGCGTGCTGGAATCGCACCGGTGCCTCACCGGCGCCAACCGGTTCCTCACGAAGACGGCCTGTGAACTGACGTGCAAGAGGCCGCCGGCACGGCCATAA
- the LOC142586207 gene encoding uncharacterized protein LOC142586207, giving the protein MERLQKKQAALRQAIEKIIAAASDLLQSPTIQVGELEEHLDLILEQADELKSVNESIEKKIDLQELDAELEACAAYTEKICSIKTKIKRALRSQTANESRSTTPSVTGNASEQEAYHIGSVPPATFQPVSATTKLPKLEIGKFSGDLRSWQKFWNQFESTIHKNSTLPAIAKFQYLTSYLTGKAAAAIEGLPISDRNYDIAVKTLIERFGKEDVIIEDHMSRLLDVRPVHDLRDIERLRSLYDEIRSGVRSLEALGVSSSTYGTLLLTVLRKSIPNAAPAETAVQSSLQVGPALGKTRVLLQTARAYAEGQHNSALVRMLLDGGSQRTFVRQDVSRRLNLRVIGGEKLAIYAFGSERPSEERRCHRVECWLRNWRNNTRVRIEALEVPEICGDLLPPPDDSTASIAREQDLQLADTLPDGYHPGVGVELLIGADHYWDIATGNVKRLGEKLVAMETAFGWTLQGTESTSSVATFLSSTGVMRVGVTTAPDEISRQLRSFWELEHLGIVNDTQLTAKEDSVLRAFEETITQKNGRYQVALPWKENASDLTDNKSIASHRLHSLTAKLLRHEETVLDYDQAIRNYLQAGHAEEANELGESPLGPIYYMPHRGVVRPGSETTKLRVVFDASSKAAGKLSLNDVLFAGPNLNPNLADILIRFRVHNVAIMSDIEKAFLQIELAESARDAVRFLWYQSTPGQGDALPPIKEYRMTRVPFGVTCSPFLLAATLSHHLKTVQEKFPRTAKILSDNLYVDDLVTGADSVEEAERIIRESQSILKAAGMNLRKWRSNYPELIASFAETESAQKTLPELGPTKILGVEWRPDTDEFVFEMTALIGFLASRQDTKRFVLQASARIFDPFGFLSAITITAKIMFQSLWERDISPKNIGS; this is encoded by the exons ATGGAACGACTACAGAAGAAGCAAGCTGCCCTGCGACAAGCAATCGAAAAAATCATCGCAGCTGCCAGCGACCTACTGCAATCGCCAACCATCCAAGTCGGTgagcttgaggaacacctcgaccTTATCCTCGAACAAGCGGATGAGTTGAAATCTGTTAACGAGAGCATCGAAAAGAAGATAGATCTTCAAGAATTAGATGCAGAATTAGAAGCCTGCGCTGCATACACGGAGAAGATCTGCTCCATCAAAACAAAGATCAAGAGAGCTCTCAGGAGTCAGACAGCCAACGAGAGCCGGTCGACAACTCCGTCAGTCACAGGCAACGCATCAGAGCAGGAAGCATACCACATCGGTTCCGTTCCACCTGCGACATTCCAGCCAGTATCAGCAACAACCAAGTTACCGAAGTTAGAAATCGGAAAATTCAGCGGGGACCTGCGctcgtggcagaaattttggaaccaATTTGAATCGACTATTCACAAGAACAGCACCCTGCCTGCAATAGCGAAGTTCCAATACTTAACCAGTTATCTAACCGGAAAAGCCGCCGCTGCCATAGAGGGGTTGCCGATCAGCGATAGAAATTACGACATCGCAGTGAAGACCCTCATTGAGAGATTTGGGAAGGAGGACGTCATAATTGAGGACCACATGTCGCGCTTGCTTGACGTCCGCCCAGTGCACGATCTGCGGGACATCGAAAGGCTGAGGAGCCTCTACGACGAAATCCGCTCGGGAGTCCGAAGTCTAGAGGCACTGGGAGTGTCGTCGAGCACCTACGGCACGTTGCTTCTCACCGTCCTTCGTAAAAGTATCCCAA ATGCTGCACCAGCAGAGACAGCAGTACAATCATCGCTTCAGGTGGGACCAGCACTGGGAAAGACCCGTGTGCTTCTGCAGACTGCACGAGCGTATGCGGAGGGCCAGCACAACAGTGCTCTGGTGAGAATGCTGCTTGACGGTGGCAGCCAGAGAACGTTTGTACGACAGGATGTTTCCCGGCGCCTCAATCTTCGCGTCATAGGAGGGGAGAAGCTAGCTATCTACGCCTTCGGAAGCGAGAGACCGTCTGAAGAAAGAAGGTGTCATCGCGTGGAATGCTGGCTGCGAAACTGGCGCAACAACACCAGAGTTCGGATCGAAGCATTAGAGGTGCCCGAGATCTGCGGAGACCTCCTCCCACCACCTGACGACTCCACGGCTAGCATCGCTCGTGAACAAGACCTCCAGCTTGCTGACACCTTGCCTGACGGCTACCATCCTGGTGTTGGAGTTGAGCTGCTTATCGGGGCCGATCACTACTGGGATATAGCAACAGGAAATGTCAAGCGTCTTGGTGAGAAGCTCGTGGCCATGGAGACTGCGTTTGGATGGACATTGCAGGGCACAGAGTCTACATCGTCCGTCGCAACCTTTCTATCGAGCACCGGAGTGATGCGGGTAGGTGTGACCACAGCACCCGACGAAATCTCTCGTCAACTGAGGTCATTCTGGGAGCTGGAGCACCTTGGGATCGTCAACGATACACAGCTGACCGCCAAAGAAGACAGCGTTCTTCGGGCCTTTGAAGAAACCATCACCCAGAAGAACGGTAGATACCAAGTAGCTCTCCCATGGAAAGAAAACGCGTCAGACTTAACAGACAACAAGAGCATAGCATCGCACAGACTTCACTCATTAACGGCGAAGCTGCTCCGACATGAAGAAACCGTTCTAGACTACGATCAGGCAATCAGGAACTACCTGCAAGCTGGACACGCCGAggaagcgaacgaactgggtgagTCCCCGCTGGGGCCCATTTACTACATGCCGCACCGAGGTGTTGTCCGGCCTGGTAGCGAAACAACTAAGTTGAGAGTCGTATTCGATGCCTCCTCCAAAGCGGCGGGAAAGCTGTCACTGAACGACGTCCTCTTCGCAGGACCTAATCTAAATCCAAACCTAGCGGACATCCTGATTCGATTCCGAGTGCATAATGTGGCCATAATGTCCGATATAGAAAAGGCTTTCCTTCAAATCGAGCTTGCAGAGAGTGCGCGCGACGCTGTCCGCTTTCTGTGGTATCAAAGTACACCAGGGCAGGGCGACGCGCTCCCTCCAATCAAAGAGTACCGCATGACAAGGGTGCCATTCGGCGTTACATGTAGCCCGTTTCTCCTCGCAGCTACCTTAAGTCATCATCTCAAAACGGTACAGGAGAAATTTCCTCGCACCGCCAAGATCCTGAGTGACAACCTGTATGTAGACGACTTGGTTACTGGTGCCGACAGTGTAGAAGAGGCAGAGCGCATAATCAGGGAATCGCAGTCCATACTCAAGGCTGCAGGTATGAACCTCAGGAAATGGCGATCAAACTACCCAGAACTGATTGCATCGTTTGCCGAGACTGAAAGCGCCCAAAAAACTCTACCGGAGCTAGGCCCCACAAAGATTCTCGGTGTAGAGTGGAGGCCTGACACAGACGAATTCGTTTTTGAGATGACCGCCCTGATTGGATTTTTGGCAAGTCGGCAAGACACGAAGCGATTCGTATTGCAGGCCTCGGCGCGCATTTTTGACCCATTTGGCTTTCTCTCTGCCATTACCATCACGGCAAAGATCATGTTCCAGAGCCTCTGGGAGCGAG ATATCAGTCCCAAGAATATTGGCTCGTAA